In the genome of Variovorax sp. PAMC26660, the window CGGTTCGACCAACTACGTGATCGAGAACAACGTCCTGCTCAAAGGCGGGCTGAAGAACCGCGAGGGTTTCAAGCGCATCAACCGCAACAACATCCTGGTGAACAGCACCTTCCATGCGCATGTCTGGTTTGCGAACAGCCTGGACCATTTCGAGCACAACATCGTGATGGGGGCCTATCAGCCGATCGGCATCAACAGCGGCAACAAGGGCGAACTCGTCGACAACAACCTGCTGCCGACCAGCGCCGCGCTGCAGGCGGCGCAGGCAATGGGGTGGGATGCGAACTCGAAGTACTCAGGCGATCCCATGTTCGCCGATGGCGCCAAGGGCGACTTCACGGTCGCGGCCAGCTCGCCGGCCCTGACTGTCGGATTCCAGAACATCGCCATGGACAAGTTCGGCGTGCAGGACCCGCGGCTGAAGCCCAAGGCCCAGAAGCCGATCTTCGACCCGCTGAACATTCAGGTGGTGACGCTGGAAACCCCGTCCGACTTTCTGGGTGCCAAGGTCAAGTCGGTGGAAACGGAAGGCGAGCGTTCGGCCGGCGGGTTGCCCAGCGTGGCGGGCGTGCTGGTGCAGTCCGTGCTGGCCGGATCGGATGCGGCGAACAGCGGCGTACTGGCCAACGATGTGTTCCTTCAGGCAACCGTTGCAGGCCAGGCGAAGAACATCGTGGACAGCAACGACCTGAATGCCGCCCTGGGTGCAGAAGCGGCGAACGGCAAGCTGCATGTGAAGGTCCAGCGAAACAATCTGCCGGTGGAGTTCGATCTGCTCTTCCCGTCGTCGGCTGTGCACAACGACGATTGGTCGGGCATCGTCTACACGGGCAACTGGGGGAGTTCGACCGGACGCAGCCAGTCTTCGGGCGACTTCAACTTCGACATTCACTACACCCAGACGAATGGCGATGCGATGAGCGTCACCTTCACCGGAACCGGCATCCGCGCACTGGCGCCTGTCGATACGACGGCGGTGCAGTTCTCGGCCTCGCTCGACGGTGCAGCGGCGCAGAACATCACGATCCCCGCGGTTGCCGTCTACAAAGGCCAGAGAACGGCCTACAGCGTGTCGGGCTTGGCCACGGGCTCGCATACCTTGGTGCTCAAGAAGGTGTCGGGTGCGTACTTTCAGCTTGATCGCGTCGACGTGACGAAATAGGCCGGCCGATGAAACCTACCTCCAACCCGACAACATCGCAACGCTGTTCGCAGCGATTGACGACGGCCTCGTGCTCTGAATGAATGAGCCCCGCCATGGACCCAAGCCCCACTGCCGATGATTTGAAACGCATGGCAACACGCATCGACTCGCATCAGCATTTCTGGCAGCCCGCGCGCGGCGACTACACGTGGCTGCGCGCCGATGTGCCGGTGTTGGCACCGCTGGTGCGCGACTTCATGCCGCAAGACCTGATGCCGCTGCTGGAGGCGCACGACGTCACGCAGACCGTGCTGGTTCAGGCGGCCGACTCGCAAGCCGAGACCGACTTCATGCTCGAACTCGCGACGGCCCACGAATTCATCGGCGGCGTGGTCGGCTGGGTCGACCTGAGCCGGCCCGAAGCTGCTGCATCGCTGGAGCGCATGGCGCGCCACCCGAAGTTCAAGGGCGTGCGGCCGATGCTGCAAGACCTGCCGGATGACGACTGGATCGTGCGTGCGCCGCATCCCGACGCGCTGCAGGCGCTCGTGCGGCTGGGCCTGCGCTTCGATGCGCTCGTGAAGCCGCGGCATCTGGGCGCGTTGTTGCGCTTCCTGCGCGAATGGCCGCAACTGCCGGTGGTGATCGACCATGCGGCCAAGCCGCCGGTCGGTGAAGCCGACGGCGAAGTCTTCGCCGCATGGCGCCATCGGATGCGCGAGATCGCTGCGCTGCCGCAGCAGGTCTGCTGCAAGTTCTCGGGCCTGTGGACCGAAGCGCCGTCCGCGATGTACCGCGATGCCGACGTTGTGGCCCACGCCGTGCGCCCCGTGTGGGAGCACCTGCTCGAATGCTTCGGCCCCGGCCGCCTCATGTGGGGCAGCGACTGGCCCGTGCTCACGCTCGCGGGTGATTACGCAGGCTGGATCGCCGTGAGCGAAGCCTTCATCGCGCAGTTGTCGACCGGCGAGCAGGCGCAAGTCTGGCGCGGCACCGCGCAGCGTTTCTACGACCTTCAGCCCGCTTGAACATCGCATGCAGCAACCCATCGTCACCATCCGCGACCTGTGCAAATCTTTTGCCGGGGTGCGCGCACTCGACAAGGCACAGTTCGATCTGCTGCCCGGCGAGGTGCACGCCCTCATGGGCGAGAACGGCGCCGGCAAGTCCACGCTGATGAAGGTGCTCGCGGGCGTCTACAGCAAGGACTCCGGCGAGGTGACGTTCAACGGTCAGCCCGTGGACATCGCGAGCCCGCGCGCCGCACAGGCGCTGGGCATCGGGATCATCCATCAGGAGCTGAACCTGATGAACCACCTGAGCGCGGCGCAGAACATCTTCATCGGCCGCGAACCGCGCGGGCGCCTGGGCTTGTTCATCGACGAAGAGGCCATGAGCGCCGAAACGCAGCGCATCTTCGAGCGCATGAACCTGCGGCTCGATCCGCAAACGCCTGTGGGCGAACTCACGGTTGCCAAGCAGCAGATGGTGGAGATCGCCAAGGCGCTGTCCTTCGATTCGCGCGTGCTCATCATGGACGAGCCCACCGCCGCGCTCAACAACGAAGAGGTGGCCGATCTGTTCCGCATCATCGGCCAGCTCAAGTCGCAGGGCGTCGCCGTGGTCTACATCTCGCACAAGATGGATGAGCTCAAGCGCATCGCCGACCGCGTGACCGTGATGCGCGACGGCCAGTACATCGCCACCGTGCCGATGGCCGACACGCCGATGGACTCGCTCATTGCCATGATGGTCGGGCGCCAACTCACTGAAGTGGAGAACGATTTCCCGGACACCTCGGGCAACGAGATCGTGCTGGAGGCCCGCGGCATCACACGCGGATCGATGGTGCGCGATGCGAGCTTCGTGCTGCGCAAGGGCGAGATCCTGGGCTTTGCGGGGCTCATGGGCGCGGGCCGTACCGAGCTGGCGCGCGCCGTGTTCGGCGCTGACGCCATCGACTCGGGCGAAGTCCGCGTGCGCGGCAAGAAGGTGTCGATCAAGTCGCCGCAAGACGCGGTGTCGCACGGCATCGGCTACCTGTCGGAAGACCGCAAGCACTTCGGACTTGCCACCAGCATGGACGTCGAAACCAACATCGTGCTGCCCAGCATGAAGAAGTTCGTGTCGATGGGCGTGTTTCTCGACCAGGCCGCCATCGAGGCGGCCGGCCAGCGCTACGTGAAGCAGCTCAACATCAAGACGCCTTCGGTGCACCAGCAGGTGCGCCTGCTCTCGGGCGGCAACCAGCAGAAGATCGTGATTGCCAAGTGGCTGCTGCGCGACTGCAGCGTGCTCTTCTTCGACGAGCCCACGCGCGGCATCGACGTGGGCGCCAAGGCCGAGATCTACCGCCTGCTCAATGCGCTGGCAGAGCAGGGCAAGGCCATCGTGATCATCTCGTCGGAACTGCCCGAGATATTGCGCATGAGCCACCGCGTGCTCGTGATGTGCGAAGGCCGCATCACCGGTGAACTGACGGGGCGCGAGGCTTCGCAAGAAAAAATCATGCAGCTCGCCACCCGCCGCGAAGTTGCTTCCGCCGCAGCCCATTGATTTCGACTGGAGATAATTCTTGACGACCCCCACCGCCACCACCGCTGCATCGCCTGGCTTCTCGCTGAAGGCGCGGCTCTTTCGCCCGGCCACGCGACAGAAGATGCTGGCCTTTGCCAGCCTGATCGTGCTGATGGTGTTCTTCAGCGTCGCGTCGCCGCAGTTCCTGCAGGCCGACAACCTCGTGAGCATTCTTCAGTCGACCGCAGTGAACGGCGTGCTGGCCATTGCCTGCACCTTCGTCATCATCACGGCGGGCATCGATCTGTCGGTGGGCACGCTGATGACCTTCTGCGCCGTCATGGCCGGCGTGGTGCTCACCTACATGGGCATGCCGCTGGCGTTGGGCATTGCGGCCGCCATCTTCTTCGGCGCGCTGGCCGGCTTCGTGTCGGGCGTGCTGATCGCCAAGCTCAAGATCCCGCCCTTCATTGCCACGCTCGGCATGATGATGCTGCTCAAGGGCCTGTCGCTGGTGATTTCGGGCACCAAGCCGATCTACTTCAACGACACGCCCAACTTTTCTGCCATCTCGCAAGACTCGCTGATCGGCTACGTCATTCCGTCGCTGCCGATTCCGAACGCGGTTCTCATCCTGTTCGTGGTGGCGATTGTTGCGAGCATCGTGCTCAACAAGACCATCCTCGGGCGCTACACCTTCGCGCTCGGCAGCAACGAAGAAGCGGTGCGCCTGTCGGGCGTCAACACCGACTTCTGGAAGGTCATTGTCTACACGGTGAGCGGAGGCATCTGCGGCATTGCGGGCCTGCTGATTGCCTCGCGCCTGAATTCTGCGCAGCCCGCATTGGGGCAGGGCTATGAACTCGACGCGATCGCGGCGGTGGTGATTGGCGGCACCTCGCTCAGTGGCGGCACCGGCACCATCGTCGGCACGATCATCGGCGCCTTCATCATGAGCGTGCTGACCAATGGTTTGCGCATTCTCTCGGTGGCGCAAGAGTGGCAAACCGTCATCACCGGCGTGATCATCATTCTTGCGGTGTACGCCGACATCCTGCGCCGCCGCAGCAACAGCAAGCACTGACCCGATTTCTACAACCACAGGAGACTTTGCATGATCAAGAGAAGAGCAGTCACAGCCACGCTCGGAGCGGCCCTCATCGGCCTGTCGGGTTTTGCGCAAGCGCAGACGCAAGAGATTTACATCCCGCTCGTGTCCAAGGGCTTCCAGCATCAGTTCTGGCAGGCCGTGAAGTCGGGGGCCGAGCAGGCAGGAAAAGACTTCAAGGTGAAGGTCACCTTCGAAGGCCCCGAGACCGAAGCCATGGTCGACAAGCAGATCGACATGCTCTCCGCCGCGCTCGCCAAGAAGCCGCAGGCCATCGGCTTCGCCGCGCTCG includes:
- a CDS encoding amidohydrolase family protein, which gives rise to MATRIDSHQHFWQPARGDYTWLRADVPVLAPLVRDFMPQDLMPLLEAHDVTQTVLVQAADSQAETDFMLELATAHEFIGGVVGWVDLSRPEAAASLERMARHPKFKGVRPMLQDLPDDDWIVRAPHPDALQALVRLGLRFDALVKPRHLGALLRFLREWPQLPVVIDHAAKPPVGEADGEVFAAWRHRMREIAALPQQVCCKFSGLWTEAPSAMYRDADVVAHAVRPVWEHLLECFGPGRLMWGSDWPVLTLAGDYAGWIAVSEAFIAQLSTGEQAQVWRGTAQRFYDLQPA
- a CDS encoding ABC transporter permease encodes the protein MTTPTATTAASPGFSLKARLFRPATRQKMLAFASLIVLMVFFSVASPQFLQADNLVSILQSTAVNGVLAIACTFVIITAGIDLSVGTLMTFCAVMAGVVLTYMGMPLALGIAAAIFFGALAGFVSGVLIAKLKIPPFIATLGMMMLLKGLSLVISGTKPIYFNDTPNFSAISQDSLIGYVIPSLPIPNAVLILFVVAIVASIVLNKTILGRYTFALGSNEEAVRLSGVNTDFWKVIVYTVSGGICGIAGLLIASRLNSAQPALGQGYELDAIAAVVIGGTSLSGGTGTIVGTIIGAFIMSVLTNGLRILSVAQEWQTVITGVIIILAVYADILRRRSNSKH
- a CDS encoding sugar ABC transporter ATP-binding protein: MQQPIVTIRDLCKSFAGVRALDKAQFDLLPGEVHALMGENGAGKSTLMKVLAGVYSKDSGEVTFNGQPVDIASPRAAQALGIGIIHQELNLMNHLSAAQNIFIGREPRGRLGLFIDEEAMSAETQRIFERMNLRLDPQTPVGELTVAKQQMVEIAKALSFDSRVLIMDEPTAALNNEEVADLFRIIGQLKSQGVAVVYISHKMDELKRIADRVTVMRDGQYIATVPMADTPMDSLIAMMVGRQLTEVENDFPDTSGNEIVLEARGITRGSMVRDASFVLRKGEILGFAGLMGAGRTELARAVFGADAIDSGEVRVRGKKVSIKSPQDAVSHGIGYLSEDRKHFGLATSMDVETNIVLPSMKKFVSMGVFLDQAAIEAAGQRYVKQLNIKTPSVHQQVRLLSGGNQQKIVIAKWLLRDCSVLFFDEPTRGIDVGAKAEIYRLLNALAEQGKAIVIISSELPEILRMSHRVLVMCEGRITGELTGREASQEKIMQLATRREVASAAAH